One genomic segment of Occultella kanbiaonis includes these proteins:
- a CDS encoding NUDIX hydrolase family protein: MSDISTEDFGGWFSPEDLATVRRRMPILYVDAIPVRVDADGVIQQVALLLRTPREGGISRALVSGRVMYHELVRDALARHLDKDLGPMALPRLPVSLVPFTVAEYFPTPGITAYHDPRQHAVSLAYIVPIDGDCQPQQDALDIGWFSPEEVVSPMVQAEMVSGHGALVRTALATTGRLI; the protein is encoded by the coding sequence GTGAGTGATATCTCGACAGAAGACTTCGGCGGTTGGTTCTCCCCCGAGGACCTCGCCACCGTGCGTCGGCGGATGCCGATCCTGTACGTGGACGCGATCCCGGTCCGCGTGGACGCCGACGGCGTGATCCAGCAGGTGGCGCTGCTGCTGCGCACCCCGCGCGAGGGCGGCATCTCCCGGGCCCTGGTATCGGGCCGGGTGATGTACCACGAGCTGGTCCGGGACGCCCTGGCCCGGCACCTGGACAAGGATCTCGGCCCGATGGCGCTGCCGCGGCTGCCGGTCTCGCTGGTGCCGTTCACGGTCGCCGAGTACTTCCCCACGCCGGGCATCACCGCCTACCACGACCCCCGCCAGCACGCGGTCTCGCTCGCCTACATCGTCCCGATCGACGGCGACTGCCAGCCCCAGCAGGACGCGCTCGACATCGGCTGGTTCTCTCCCGAGGAGGTCGTCTCGCCGATGGTGCAGGCGGAGATGGTCTCCGGGCACGGCGCGCTGGTGCGCACCGCGCTGGCCACGACCGGTCGCCTGATCTGA
- a CDS encoding endonuclease III domain-containing protein, which translates to MRRDEKVARIGEILDGLYPEPPIPLDHVNPYTLLVAVALSAQTTDKKVNEITPALFAEASTPAQMYALGAERILELIREVGLAPTKARNLWTAAGQIVDAGGELVPEWDFLEGLAGVGHKTASVVMAQAFGVPAFPIDTHIFRLARRWGLSRGTTVERVETDLKKAFPRETWNRRHLQIIYFGREYCPAQRHVFATCPICSFAATKAQQAAEIKARAKPKRAAVAPPA; encoded by the coding sequence ATGCGACGCGACGAGAAGGTGGCCCGGATCGGCGAGATCCTCGACGGGCTCTACCCGGAGCCCCCGATCCCGCTGGATCACGTCAATCCGTACACGCTGCTGGTCGCCGTCGCCCTCTCGGCGCAGACCACGGACAAGAAGGTCAACGAGATCACGCCCGCCCTGTTCGCCGAGGCGTCCACGCCCGCACAGATGTACGCGCTGGGGGCGGAACGGATCCTCGAACTGATCCGGGAGGTCGGACTCGCGCCGACGAAGGCCCGCAACCTCTGGACGGCGGCCGGTCAGATTGTCGATGCCGGCGGCGAGCTGGTGCCCGAGTGGGACTTCCTCGAGGGCCTCGCCGGGGTCGGGCACAAGACCGCGAGCGTGGTGATGGCGCAGGCTTTCGGCGTGCCGGCGTTCCCGATCGACACTCACATCTTCCGGCTCGCCCGGCGGTGGGGGCTGTCCCGGGGCACCACGGTCGAGCGCGTCGAGACCGATCTCAAGAAGGCGTTCCCGCGTGAGACCTGGAACCGGCGCCATCTGCAGATCATCTATTTCGGCCGCGAGTACTGCCCCGCGCAGCGGCACGTGTTCGCGACCTGCCCGATCTGCTCCTTCGCGGCCACGAAGGCGCAGCAGGCGGCCGAGATCAAGGCCCGCGCCAAGCCCAAGCGGGCGGCCGTCGCACCGCCCGCCTAA